The sequence below is a genomic window from Carassius gibelio isolate Cgi1373 ecotype wild population from Czech Republic chromosome A17, carGib1.2-hapl.c, whole genome shotgun sequence.
CATAGATCATGACCTGCtcagattgattacaaaactatacaggtattcaagggcaggctcaaAGATGTTTAGATCCTACCAGTCCAATCGCTACAATTTGGTTTGTTTACTTGGGTAGTGGTCccattatcaccagtaaaatatggagtgccacaagggtccATCTTGGggtcttattttatatatacatgttgccccttggtaacattagaaaatatgggTTTAGCTGCCACTTagatctcaacgagaccagatgacaTTACGTGTGTTAATGTAAAGGATTGCATGACCAattttctcaaattcagattAGTCCATTACTTACTGGGCCTAAAAAAGGTACACcaactacagtttgcaactagattgCTGTGCGGTTACTTTCTCTACAGCCAAAAATCTGGGCGGTATATTAGAccgcaacttgtcttttgaaagctgtttctgatgcagaaaagctagttcatgcaatCAGAACCTCTAGAATATTGTACTGCACTTCTACAATAGGTGGTTGTCCAGCATTTTCAATaagctacagctagtccaaaatgcttaCCATGTCAAGAAATTCTGATCATactaccccaattttacagtctccgCAATGGCCACCTATTAAGGTCTGTTTAAGTTCCAAATTTATTACTTGACTAAGGCCCTAAATTGTTTAGCTCATTTTTTTTAACTAGTCTTATACCATGCTTCACTCtctctaaggtcacaaaatgtTGGACTtctggtagttcctaggatagtaaAGTCCACTTAAGGAGATTTATGCATTTGgcttccaaactctggaatagccttcataatgttcggggttcagacacacaccgtttaaatttagattaaaaacatgttttgccaAGCATTTGTATAATGCATCTCAtgatttgtgactgcagttgtatctgatcaaatgtgcattattatttggctttggttaaaataattaattttactttgttagaACAGCATCTACGCTGATGtctttatttgtttctgttttgccatgagatttacatcctgtggtaactaagGTTTACACAacctccagtctggatccagaacaccttagaagagatgatgccaagccatcagaagacctcagatgatgctaacccttaaacaacatacagaactaccaaatattgttacaagtgtgattgcattatataattgctgttaagagtgttcatctggttgactacgtcttgtattaatttttcagaaaattcctgtttttttttttttaaatgctatcaGCATGATAGACAAATGAACATACCAGACCGCTTTATTATGTGATAAGTGTATTTACACTATAAGCAGAGCTATGAACATTTGCACTTGTGCAAtggatatttgaaaaaataagtgCATGGAAAAATGTTCCACTGTGCAAACGGAATCTTCTGTATGAAAGAACAGTCAGTAGTGCAAGTAATGAgtgtacattttttgttgttgtaaatcaATGGGGCTCAGTGGGCAGAATTCAGTAAGGAAAAGACttacaatacaaaaaacacaagcgagattAGCTGCTGCGTGTGGACGCCCCGCCCTCTtgttccagactgcagcaaagtcagattgtgtcaGATTTCTGCTGATATTCAGAACTAGGGGTCCTCTCTAGAAGCTGATCCACCACCTGGTCTGGAAACGTACTgaatctgggtgactgcagtgaccatcttatctggatacagactggatctggtggccattgTGACAAATCAAGTCTTAGACAgggttctaggttattacatgcatgtttttaggtcctataattaacaactcagttttttttttagaatttatcaGTAAGAAATTagttgtcatccagttttttatatcgactatgcatacctttagtttttcaaattggaatGTTTCGCCatgccacgaagaaatatagagctgagtatcatcagcataacagtgaaagctaacaccatgtttcctgatgatatctcccaagggtaacatgtaaagcgtgaagagtaacggccctagtactgagccttgaggtactccatactgcacttgtgatctatATGATACCTCTTCGTTCATTGCTacaaattgatggcggtcatataagtatgatttaaaccatgctaatgcacttccattaatgtcaacaaattgttctagtctatgcaaaagaatgttgtggacAATAGTGTCAAACGCATCGCTAAGATCCattagcactaatagagagatacaaccacgatcagatgataagaccagatcatttgtaactctaaggagagcagtcttagtactatgatatggtctaaatcctgattggaaatcctcacagatacaatttttttctaagaaggaatataattgtgagcatAATAcatagtatcttggacagaaaagggagatttgagagcGGTCTGCAATTAACTATTTCTATGTGGTCAATTTgttttcagaaacatttcaagaaatcagattcaaacacatacatactaaacatacaGGTGTTATGTAAcatacaaaagtttttttgtatgttttacatttctattgcttttatttattttttgtttagttttagatgttttcatattaaacaagTTATGacaattgttttaataaaaaagtgacTGCATGTATCTGTTTAAGTTTCTTTAAAGTGTTAAAAGTTTAATTGCTTTTGCAAATCAACCCATTTTATTgttctaaatgtataatttttaagtTAAATAATTCATTTCACTTACATCTCCAATGTATCCCAGCAGCCACAAGAGAACGTCATGTTTCATGTGATGGTTTTGTGGATGCATCAAAATGTATTGCTAGTCACTGTTAGATGTGGAGACTTAATACATCTGAAATATTTATAGTTCCTTAATCTTTCTAAGAAAAATGTTGCCAATATGCTGATCAATATCTCTCACTATGAAATCTCCAGACATTACTAGGATTGGtgtgtattctttttttctactcatTTATATGAGTATTTAGGTATGTATGACATTACCATTAAACCATAGGGACTGcactaaaaactaaacaaaaatgattcatgaatatttatgattattgatgaatactttttttataaacaCAGATACTTTTTAGATGCTATTTACTATCTTTAATGgcaaaatgttgtgttttatataaaatagtgAGCAAATGAATATTACAAGCTCATATTCACATGTAGCTTTCTACTGGTTAGTGATGTTCTGGACTTTGGGGATGAATAAATTCTACAAGCCCAGAGGAGAATCAAAGTTAATCAATTaagctgaaaggggaggagccaCCTTAATTCAAAGCTCTACTAAATAGCAAAGCCAACACTGATGTGTATTGTAGCATTGTGCCAAACTTTGTTAGGATGGGGTTCTTGCAAGGTGTGTTAGTGCTGGTTGTGATTGTGGCTTTTGACCTGAAGAGCGCATTGGGAAGTTTGAAACACCGTCAAAGTCCAAGCAGCACAAAGCCGCAATCAGCTCCAGCTTCCAGAGTTCCTGATCTTTCTTCTCAAGGGTTCTTGAGTCCTTTCCAAAAGGCTTCTCAACTTCCGAGTCTTGACTCTAGAAAATTTGCAGAAGACcctcttggtcttcaggagaagcagcTGTTGCAGGGTCCAGTCAAGCCTTTGGACTGGAAGTATCCCATCATTCCAGAGGAGCAACGTGAGTTGGCGGTGAACTTCCAGTTGAAGCAACCTGTGACTCCCAGTAATGTGGCTGTTCAATGCAGTGAGAGCCGGGTTCTTGTGGAGGTAAAGAAGGATATGTTTAGCAATGGTCaactgatccagccatctggtTTCTCTATGGGAGGCTGTCCTGTTGTTGGTGAGGACTCTGCCTCTGGGGTGCTCATCTTTGAATATGAACTACAGGACTGCAATAGTGTGCTGATGGTAAGAACTGTTACATCTTACTGGATTAaccaataaaaatagtttttgtcagTTGTTACTTCAGTGTTTAACACCACCGAGCCTTTCAGCTTGTAAGATCTGATAACCCAAAGCTGCTTTGGGGAGCCAAAAGTAACTCTATGGCATTGctgctaaaattattttttaatgtttaagtgtAGTTGAACAGAACCCACTTGCTAACATCGTCCATGTCTTACAGATGACTGAGGAGgagcttgtctacacctttgCTCTTACCTACACTCCTGTGGCATTTGCTGGCACTCCGATTATCCGTACTGAGGGTGCAGTTGTTGGCGTTCAATGCCACTATCAAAGGTCGGTGAGTTAATGTCACTTTCAGCATGGCTTCTTGAGGTGGTGCGACTGGAAGCCTTTATTTGGTACCTTCTTGAACTGCAGATTGTGTAATGTGAGCAGTAATGCTTTGAGGCCAACTTGGGTTCCTTATGCTTCAACGGAGGTTGCCGAAGATGTCTTGGTGTTCTCCATGAACCTCATGCTGGGTTTGTGTAGTTTCTTTAGATCTTAAGCCTTGTGAAATGAGGCTGTGAATAAACCGTTCTTtcctcttgcagatgactggGCCAATCAGAGGCCTTCAAGTGTGTACTACTTGGGTGACACCATTAATattgaggcatctgtgaaggtgTACAACCACGTCCccctgcgtgtgtttgtggaccACTGTGTGGCCACCCAAGGACCTGATGTGACTTCTGTTCCAAGATATTCCttcattgagaatcatgggtAAAGTCCTGTCACTTGACTCCCTAGAACTGATTGCATTTGTTCAGTGAGCACTTGATCCCTGAAATTTGGGTTGACTCCAGTGACCAGGTTTAGCTCCTCTTTCCAAGTGCTTCCCATCGCTGAGAATGACTGCCCTAATGTACGTACTATCATCCTAAATGGTATGTGAGATTAAATTAGTCTTGGAGCATAACTAGTTCACAATGTCTCCCAAAAGTCCCTGGACGTTCTGTTTTTCGGTTTGAGGCGTAAACCTGTCTACTAATTGCTAATGTTGTGCACAGTCTCTTGTGCTCTGTAGTAGGAGTTCATATCAAACCAATTCCTAGGCAGTGTTCTAATCCCGAACATTGTTGATGTGGGCCACTGGTTCTAAGCCTTCTCTAGTATGTtcttaaatgcatgcaaaaattGGCAGTTTATTACATGAAGACTGCGGCTGCCAGACCAAGTAGTACAAATTTAAATGGTATACGGTGACAGGCCAGTTTACAGTGCATGTAACTGTGAGAGAAGTCTGTAAAGGACTATGTTGT
It includes:
- the LOC127933119 gene encoding zona pellucida sperm-binding protein 3-like, with product MGFLQGVLVLVVIVAFDLKSALGSLKHRQSPSSTKPQSAPASRVPDLSSQGFLSPFQKASQLPSLDSRKFAEDPLGLQEKQLLQGPVKPLDWKYPIIPEEQRELAVNFQLKQPVTPSNVAVQCSESRVLVEVKKDMFSNGQLIQPSGFSMGGCPVVGEDSASGVLIFEYELQDCNSVLMMTEEELVYTFALTYTPVAFAGTPIIRTEGAVVGVQCHYQRLCNVSSNALRPTWVPYASTEVAEDVLVFSMNLMLDDWANQRPSSVYYLGDTINIEASVKVYNHVPLRVFVDHCVATQGPDVTSVPRYSFIENHGCLVDAKATASSSHFLPRTQEDKIRFQLEAFMFQGGSSPSIYITCTVKATLASAPSDALHKSCSFSNGWLAADGNHQVCACCDSTCGPEGGRDAPIGGVQWEGKASLGPVMVQGRQKILAGPQ